In Clupea harengus chromosome 23, Ch_v2.0.2, whole genome shotgun sequence, the sequence GCCCCATACAAGTAATACTGGGCAGATACCGATGCCCATGTCTTCATTTCTGGAGCCCAGGAGAGGCTGGCATCGACTTTTTTCAGCTTTCATGTTGGCTACTTTTTAAACTTGGAGCAAAAAGGAGACTGCCTCAACAAGCAACCAAGGAGTTCACCCAGCTTGCTTTCATTATGTAGTGTTGTCTGTATATGAACCCATTTTCCTATGAACCCATTTTCCAAATGTGTGACGACTCTTGTAACTGAAAACAAGTTAGTTATGACTTAATTATGACTTAACCCTATTAAAGTAATGAGATCACATCTCCTGTTGCCATGAGTTGGCCATAGTTGATTGTGCTGATGTTATGTGTTCAGGCAGAGACTGCAGCTAACAGGATCTGCAAGGTGTTGGGAGTGAACCAGGAGAATGAGAAGCTGATGGAGGAGTATGAGAGGCTGGCCAGTGAGGTAACAGACATTTGATTTACTGTTGCAAACAGAGAGGAAGTAACACTGATCAAATTGGTTCTTTGGAGTTTTAATTGAGTATTCAACAACAGAGCTTGACCAATCTCTTTGTGTAGCTGCTAGAGTGGATCAATCGTACTACGCCCTGGCTCGAGAATAAGGCCCCAGAAAAGACTATGATGGCCATGAGGCGAAAGCTGGAGGACTTCCGTGACTATCGCCGTATGCACAAGCCCCCCAAAGTCCAAGAGAAGTGCCAGCTGGAGATCAACTTCAACACGCTCCAGACCAAACTCCGCATCAGCAACCGACCAGCTTATATGCCATCCGAGGGGAAGATGGTGTCGGTGAGACACGCCCTCTGCATTCAACAACTCTGTTTGCAATTTTCTATTGTGTTGTCTTCCACTCACTTTCATTTGATATGAAGCACCTTTATCAGTTTTTAATCAGTCAGGTTCAAACGTTAGATATTACTGAAGAATAGAAGAAGCTCCACAATATTGCAATAGCTTTTAGGGGGAGAGTAGAATAGAATTCATGCTGATGTTAGAGTTGAAATCGCGCCGTCAACTTGGGGAAAGATAAATTCCAGATTCAATCCAATCGTGTGCTTCACCAGAAATGCCCTTTTGGCAGCTATTACTGTTACAGTGTAGAGGAAAAGGTTATTTGGGATATATGGATTTATGTCATTTTCTCTCAGCAGCTATAATATCATTTTGCATtttataaatattgttggtAAACCCAAGGAAGTCACAGGTGGGATCAGGTTGGTTGCTGGATAGAGGGCAGGGGCAAGGAGACAGGTGCTCAGTGTGGACCATAGCAGGCCAGGAACGGAATGGACCTGTGGTGAAGTAGGTAGACTAGAAGAAACAAGGATGAGAATTAATGGTGGACAGTCATCTACTGGAAATGAAGACGGCAGATTGCCTAGCTCATCTACAAAATGGCCAAGTTGACCTAGTGGACAATAAATAACCACCAGAATGGTGCCGTTTCCATATTAgtatgatattcaaatgagtgTGAACTTCCAGTCACTGGAGACGAGAAAGCCTTGAGCTCCAATGTCCAGAAGCAGCAGGCAGACTGCATGTCATCATCAGCTGCCTGTCAACTGTTATTTCTCTGGGTTAGGATATCACCACCTCATGGAAGGGCCTGGAGCAGGCAGAGAAGGGCTATGAGGAATGGCTGCTCACCGAGATCCGTCGACTTGAGCGACTAGACCATCTGGCAGAAAAATTCCGGCAGAAATCCGCCACCCATGAAACATGGTCTGAAGGTGATAGACAGCACATAACAATAATACTACAACCACTACTAATACTgccaataataatattaataatatggATTTCATGTCATAGGTAAGGacctcctgctgctgcagagGGACTATGAGACCGCTTCATTGACTCAGGTGCGAGCTCTTCTGAGGAGGCATGAAGCTTTTGAGAGTGACCTGGCTGCCCATCAAGACCGTGTGGAGCAGATTGCTGCCATTGCACAGGAGCTCAAGTGAGGACCACACTGGCCTTTACTACCTCAGtcttactctactctactctactctactctactctactctactacctcagtctactctactctactctactctactttactctactctactctcctctctactttactacctcagtctcactctactctactctagtctagtttactctactctactcatctctattattattattattattattgtgtgtccAACTCCACACGTGTTAGACCTATGGCTATATGGCTACCTATATGGCTACCTGTTAGATGAAGGTCCGTGAATGATCTACGACTCCGAGAGGCTTGGGAAAGCCCACAGGCCTGGGTTGGAACGTGTCACCTACTGCAAATGTCAGGGAGTTTGGTTGCACCAGCACAGGGCAGGAGGAGGGCAAGAGGAGGGCAAGAGGAATGCATGAGAGCCATCCTCTCCCCGTCTCCTCTAGTCCATGAAGGTTGAGCTGAAGTAGTGGGAAAACATTTTGCCACGTTTGAGCCAGACGATCCACTCCCATTGGCACCTCCTGGTTGTGTACCAAGAACAATACGTTGCAATACATGTTTTATAACAATGTCAAAAGATCTCAGCCCTGGTATGCTAAGCTGATTATAGGCTAGCTCTTAAATCTGTTTTAACTCCATGATATTGGTGTATAGGGacaaaaatacagacagacTATTATTAAATCTGTCTGGATACTGAGGTGACCTTCCCTGGCTAGTCTTTGGCTCAGGGGCTGTAGAGTGATAGATGAGCCtggtgaaggggtggggggggcagtatTTCACAGCACCCCAGGTATTCACCCGCGAGCCGGAGTGGTGACCTTGACATGTCAGCGTGCTTGTTTTAGGTGAACAGTGACCTCAGCACAGGACTGGGCATACAGAGTTCCCTCCTGGATTCTCTCCAGCTTCCATccttgtgtctccctctctgttcagtGGCAGTGTCTCATGTGCCTCCCCCTCAACTAAGTGGCTGCCTCTGACGTCAGCTCTGTTGGAGGAACGTAGAGAGCCAAGTTGAAGGTCAGGGATTTTGTCATGAGGGACAACAGAAGTatggaaaaagaggggggggggggggggggtaggtagaGTTTATTTAGGGGTATATATTTGTTAGCCAGCTATCCTACACATGCTGTTAGCAATACAATACCTAGCCAGGATTCCCCACTAAGTTCACCTCTGTGATTGGATGCCTGTTAGCACACACAGTGGAGCAGGGAGGAGTGCAGAGGTGACAGCACCGCTCCTtatgtctctgtcactctctttagGCGTGCTCTCATTAGTCATCCACATGCCATCTTCTCTGTGATAAGAGGGTGAATGACATTAAACTGGATATTTATATTGTTGTGTTGGCAGCTGAACTTTGAACATGAGGTGATTGTTTCTAGGAACATATGAGGTCATCTGTTTGTACATGAGAAGTAGGTGGAAGGTCATATAATGTAGGCAAAGGTGTCTTGCTGCCCAGAAACTGATTCCTGCGTCTTAAACTCCTTTACACTTTACTCTGTTGTTAGTGTCTTTGATGTCACTGCGTATGTGTTTTTAACAGTATAGAATGTAGAAATATTATGTGTCTAGAATATGCATTAAACACTTTTAAAAGACAAAACTCAACTAAATCAAGGGCTAACAGTTGAGCATTTCACATGCCAGTCATTGTTGCTTCCCTGGAGGGACATAAAGTACCATTCATTAATTTCTTTCCAGATCACATTGATTGTGCTTGAGTTGTTAGTGGGTCATTCAATGCCACCTCAAAGGGtttacagacacaatcacagaaAGACAGTAAATGAAACAAATACTACCAATCTACTAAAACGATGTACAGATGCCACAAGTGCACACATTTTGGACCACATTTGTTATGTTTGCAATATTTGCCACCTCAAAATCGGCTAAGCTTACAGTCTATATCCAATATGGTTTTAAAAGCCTAGATCTGGCAAACTTGCTGTCAAGTGTAATGCTCTACACACCTAACAGGCTTCGTTCTCTGAATGTGACCAAGGTTCTATCTAGTTGCAAAGTCATTAGGAGGCTTTGCCCTTTTTAAAATCTAAGACTTTTGATTGGTGAAAATGTCTGATATGTTACTAGATAACAATAAACTGATATTGGTGGGTGTTAAAAATAGAACTAAGTTCAACTTGAATTAATGCTCCACTCCCCAGTTAACCATTCGTCTGGCAAACCATAGCAAGCAATATCAAATGTACCTCTCCAGCAGTGCGTGGTCAATGTGATTGCCATCCTTGAGTTCCCTCTGTGTACCTCTCCATGGCCACTGATGAGGAGGTGCAGACTCCCTCTGTGTACCTCTCCATGGCCACTGATGAGGAGGTGCAAGGGAGAACAAAATGACAGCTGACATAGTCAAGACATTAGGATTACTTTTGAGGGTTTATATTTTACAGTTGTCATTTTCTGTTTGGTCTTTTAATAATCATTAGTCTGTACTAATGTGTATTTCCCTTAGAATTTCCCAAAgatataatttacatttatgaatgttttttgtgtgcatttttgtgttttctgcatAGTGAGCTTGACTACCATGATTCTGCAACTATAAATGAACGCTGCCAGAAGATATGTGACCAATGGGATCAGCTGGGTACTCTCAcccagaagagaagagaagccctGGAGGTAAGGACTGATCACAGCTGACGAGACATGAGTAGGAACTGAGAGACCCACGCACATGACTCCCTTAATTTGGCCCTCTGGAAATGAATGTTCTCATCTGCTAACATAAAGGTTCATTACCTCAGCAGCTAGTTGTACTCTCTTTGTAAGTAAGTTAATATGCGAGTCAGATGGTGTGTTCAGAACTGTaactttcattttcaaattagAAAGTTATCAGGTTTGTTCCATCCCCCCTTACATTTCAACTCCACcgtatgtgcagtgtgtggaaTGGGATGTGTTAGTATTGTCTTAGCTCAGGTGCTGTTCTGATCTCCCTGTGTTGTGTATAATTACAATTCATCAGTACATTTCTGTGAGATAATCATGAGTCTGTCAGTAGACCCCTGTACAGTTGTGTCCACACAGGCCTTTTGCATCATTCAAAAGAAGCTTGCAAAAATGGGCCTCGGGTGATCTTTGGGCCATATTCTGTCATTTTTGTAATTCAGCATAAATGCGCAGACAAAACTGTATCTACATTCCTGGTATTTGCTCAAACCCCACATGACCAGACATCATTCATTATTGCTGCCCCACCAGgatcttgcaagggtttgttgtgattgttgtggcCAAAAGTGCTGCAGGAATTCTCAAAAATTTTGGATGAAATTACTCTGATTTTGATGATAAAATGTTTATAATAAAAAGCAATTACAAACTAGACGTAGATATAGTCATGTGTAAAATGACCACCGCATAAAGTTAGAGAATGAGCACAAATTAAGTGAAACTAGGAAATAAAAATAGTATTTGAAAATacagacaataataataatatacattTCTGTATACGAGTAATTTATCCCTGTAAAGACTGGCACGTCCAATGTTAGCCAGATATTAGCCAATGTTATCAGACCTTTTAACAAATAGTAATttacatatattatatttttgtcCCATATTTGATTCATCAGGCTTTTATGGCAATTTATTGATCACAAAGATTGATCATTGCTTTTGGAACATTTTAGAATGGAATTCTTTTTTACAACTTGTTTTATTTCGCCTTGTcgttggcaaaaaaaaagaagccttttttttttttcgctcaATACAGCagcccctagtggtcaaatgatGCAAACTgtatttcagttcagttataCCATCTAATCATTTCACAGTAATAGTTAAACATTTCCTGAAATTCATTCCTATGTCTCTGTCATCCTGAATCCACatatctgtctcctgcccaaacagtgtttgtatgtttgtaaaaTTACACCCTTTGTTTTAACTTTACTTCTGGTAACTATGTTTTATTGTGTAAGTATTGTGACATTATCAAATGTATGTTTATTAACCAAATATTTCTCTATCTCatgctctgtaaagcaccttgagagaatgttattgttttggcgcagtattaatacaattgaattgaattgaatgtacagtacagtaatggcCATTCTGTTTTGGCCAATCCTGAAAATAATCTGTATGTGCTATATGTATTCtctcagagaacagagaagctGCTTGAGACCATTGACCAGCTGTTCCTTGAGTATTCCAAGAGGTCAGCGCCATTTAACAACTGGTTGGACGGTGCCATAGAGGATCTGCAAGACATGTTCATGGTGCACAGTATTGATGAGATTCAGGTACAGCATCTGTCTCCCTCAAGGCTCTCTATCGGCCATAGAAAGCGTGTCACAAGTCAATCTATAGAATGTATATTACAATGGGATTCTAAAGAAGTGCGTCAGTTGTTCAGTCAATGCAGACATTTTGAATTTAAATTAAAACATAATCGTGTATACACATAGTTTTGAATCATAGTTTTTGGTGGTTGTATTTATTCTCCACACAGTATGACAATGGCAAGGCAATGCTTGAGAAATGTTTGGAACAGCCCAAAACCCTTTTTTTGCTTTGTCGTGGGGTATTGTGTGTAGAGTTTTTGAGGGGAAAATCAATTTTAAGAAGAATCTGAAACATCCTGATCATTTGAATTTGAAGTTATTATATAATTGCCTTGCCTGTGCTTTCTTCTGCAGAGTTTATTGTCCGCCCATGATCAGTTCAAGGCTACGCTGCCTGAGGCAGACGGCGAGCGCCAGGCCATATTGGGCATTTACACTGAAGTTCAGAAGATTGCACAGAGTTATGGCATCTCTGTCAATCTTACCAACCCATACAGCGACATCACCCCGGCTGATATCGGGGTGAAATGGGACAAGGTACTCGCCCCTGTTCTGACTGCATGTCTGACCgttatatgtatttatgatgAAGTCAGTCATTACATCCAGTTGATATTTGAGGTCGGTTTGGCATTTATGTATAAAATGGGAATTAAAGCAGTGCACAGTCAATTATGACATAATTATGTTGAACAAACAAACTAGCTAACTGTATAAAagaacacatacatgtatatggaTGAACAGACATCTCTATTTGTGTCACTACATTACCATACTGGTACAGTAACTCAACCTCACCTCTGGGGACAGGGCTGCTGTTGTATAGACAAGCACAGTCTATCAGACCCAATCTATTCTACATCTAATTTGGGTTTGGTAATACCAGACAAGGATGTTTGTACAGCCTGATAGGTTGGCAAGGAAAGGAATTATCAACTATCGGAGACAGTCAAAGTGATGAACAACCAaggatccaggtttattctttcaatgatgCGCACCAGAGGTTGGCatgcaaggggggggggatctctaaatgctaattattactTGGGAGTCACCGGGTCTTGGACCCCATTTGTTCACAAACACAGGGGTGTCATGATCAAAGACTCAAGATCTCTACATGAGGCTGAGGAAAGCTCAGAGACATGTGGTCAGACTCAGAATACACAAGAGAAGCTTTCCACTTCTCATGTGTTCTAAATAACACTAAAAATTACCACTAGGAatgagatatattgaattattgactatggaatatatttattaaactaactctCAAATTCCGGTCCCTTCAGCGGCTAACCAATCACTGTGCAGTTCCTCACAACTCATGAAACACTTGACCTCCCAGAGGTCTGACCTCTATCCCGTAGAACACTTATGGAATatgaggggcgacagtggtacaggaggtagagaagtcgtttaataatcagaaggttgctagttcgattccctgtcgaaacgtccttgagcaagacactgaacccctaattgctcctgatgtgcagtgtgccatcagtgtaaatgtaaaatgtgtatacattgtaagtcacacatatgtaagtcgctttggataaaagcgtctgctaaatgactaaatgtaaatgtaaatcctgGATAAAAAATGTCCTCCGATGCTCTAGTGCGGATGAACTGAAAGTTTCGTGGCTAAAACTCAAAAGGACTTTTGATTGGTCAATGGGACTAACCATAGGATTCATTTTAATTCTTCAATTCTTATTTTTTGATGATTGTGGTATTGAACAGGTGAAGAAGTCAGTCCCTCAGAGGGATGGTTCCTTACAGGAAGAGGTCAATCGTCAGCACGCCAATGAGCGAATGAGGCGTCAGTTTGCTGCCCAGGCCAACGTCATTGGACCCTGGATTCAGTCCAAAATGGAGGTTAGACTTTATTCAATAGGAAAACCTCCTGTTAGGTTTTAAATGTTATCATTTATATACTTTTAGTGAACATTTTCTCCCAATAAAacagtgtatatgttgtgtataCTCTTTAGGAAATTTCTCGCAGTTCCGTTGATCTTGGAGGCACTCTGGAAGACCAGATGAGTCATATGAAACAGTATGAATCAGTCATCATCAACTACAAACCTAATATTGACAAGCTAGAGGGAGATCACCAGCTTATTCAAGAGTCTCTCATTTTTGACAACAAACATACCAATTTCACAATGGAGGTACGGTGTTTAGAAAATACTGCTGTTCATTAAGTCATACAATTGAAATAACCTATTTTAACATTTAGAGAAGTAATGCCTGTGAAATTTGAAGGGTTTTCTGTTTGCAAACAAAAATGAATTGACATGCTGTATGGAAGCCAAAATATGAAGTTTACGCCTACAATGTTAACTGGTAGCAACTAGCTGCTGGTTACATAGCAGTAGTGCCAAATGAACAAGGTGATTTTATTTGGATGGACTACAGCGTTGATCTTGAGGCTGTCATATCCGTCAGACTTTACACAAATGAATGACTGATGGTTGCCTCATCACTTGAAAGTGCCGTGTGTCAACTCACAACAAGTCTACTCACAATACAGTGAAAACAGACACTAGCATTGTTGGTTGCCTCTGTATGTCTGACCACATTGGTgtccaaacaaatacattctcaGTAAGTCAGCAGTTACTGGATTCTGGATTTGGAATGGAAGGTGAACATGTCATTGGCCAGTTCCATTGGCGTGCATGTATCTGTCATGTCTACAGTTAacctatgatgatgatgatgatgatgaaaactTGACCCTGTGCCCTCCTGTTTGTGCCAATGTGTAGCACATCCGTGTGGGCTGGGAAGTCGTCCTCACTACCATTGCCAGGACCATAAATGAAGTGGAAACACAGATCCTAACTCGTGATGCCAAGGGCATCAGCCAGCAACAGCTCAACGAGTTCCGTTCATCATTCACTCACTTTGACCGGGTACAGTTCTTCACCTTATTTTTATACAATGcactttgtatgtgtatatagtatagtatggcATGTTATAGGATTTAATTATAGAAATGACATAGTAGTAAGTTTGGTCTTTTGGTCTTGGCAGACTAGATCTTATTGAGAATGCAGTAGGCTCAGAATAAGGAAGGGGGGGtgggacgacgacgacgacaacgaCACACACCAGTCAGCACCCCTTAGACCTTCCTGACTGTACAAATGAATTTTGGTCTTGGTTTTAGGAGAGCCATATAGAAAAAGACTTGGTTTTAGGAGAGCCATATAGAAAAAGACGTGTGCCAATGGAAGTCAAGTTTGCTGAACGTGGTTGTACTGTTAATAGTTCCAAACAACTGACCCCGAGTGATATGTCttgatttaattgaattgaattgaattgaattgaattgaattgaattgaattgaatttaatagGCTGTTGCAGGTTTAGTTGCATCCATGGGAAGAGATGCCTGATCTGAGTGACATTTATCATTGATCTGGTATTTCATGAAATTTAATACATCTTTATCTTTACTTAACTTATAAAAAATCAGTGACTGATAACTTAATGATAAACAGCAACCATCCATTCACAACTTACCAAGAACACAGTTTACTAGTTAGATTAGCTTGTATATACTTTTATTAATATATTTTCCCTTTATAACATTTATATTCAAACCATAACATCACTATTTTAGGCTTAAatcgacaaaaaaaaaaacgggtcaTGCAGTTGAAAAGAGAAGGCTAAAATTTTGGTAAAATGCTTGTTACAGATTAAAAGTCAAGGTAAAATGCTTGTTACAGAGTAAAATTCAAGGTTACATTATGGATTTGAGAGGGCTATGATCTTAGCAACTGGTTGGGTTGAAGTCACCATTATGGAGAGGCCTAGCGAATAGGGTTAAGTGGTATTAATGTGCCAGTGAAGGGCATGAATGTTcaaagtgtgtgaggtgtggctTTTCATCTTGACATGTAGCTTCAAGAGAAACCAATGATACAGGATAATTTTTGGCCATGCATGCACTATGTACACGTTTAATTAAAAAGTAagtgtttaaatgtaaatggttgGCAATTTTTGCAGCTAGACAGTGGATATTAGTTTTTCACTTAATTAGGCCCATTTGTGGAACATTTCAATAACGtgaaaatacattaaaatatcAAGTGTTTGATTGTATGAATAGTTGAAATTTAGCATTAGAATATCTATATAATATTTAATCATGTGGTATATTTGACTTGTCTTACCCAAATTGCCATACAGTGTACCCAAATTGCCATATGGTGTAGCCACAACACAGCTGGCACAACAGAGGATCAAAGccatgcaaatatgcttttCATTGTTGGCCCATCAATACATATGGGTAGGGTGTGGGCTCAGGATGTAAAGCCTACGGTCACGGACTTCGGGCGACACAGAGGATGGGGTGGTGATAACAGGTTTATTGGGAGAGCCAAGCCAGGGAAATAACGGGTTAACAAAGAGAACAGGATACTAAAACACAACAGATCTGAGTCCAGTGGATAATGTCCAAACAGGCAAAGCACAGAAGATTAATGTCCATAAACGGGAAAATGCACAGAAGTTAAATCTACAAACTACGGGGGAAAAACAAATGATCACGTGAGGCCGGATATTAATATTGCACATTCCTGGCAATTTAACAGATTAAGACTGTTTTGACATGACCAGGCAACACTGAGCTGTCATGACCAGTCAAGAAAATATTAAACCGGATGAATCACTATCTTACTAAATGAATGCTTGGAAGGTATATTCACAAGTGAAGGGCAAAAATGTCATCATAATAATCATTCAGCCTGTGTTGataggtcaggtgtgtgtgtgctggttctgAGTATTGTGGTGCCCTAAGCGAACGCACATTTAATGACAACACAACCCTTTCTTAACAACCCTTACATAACAATCATAATGTATCAATAGGCTAATCTTAAgaaactcctctcctctcctctctcctctcctctcctctcctctccctgcagaAGAAGAAAGGTGGCATGGAAACGGATGACTTCAGGGCCTGTTTGATCTCTATGGGTTACGACCTGGTAGGTGCAGCACACAGTATGATCTGACAAGATAAAAATCATAACACCATAGTCCTAATCAATGGTAGAATTCCTTTCTCAAATCATGGTGAGGTTATAATTCAAGCAGTGACAAGCTCCTGGTTCTACATAGAGTGAGATAATGGAGAATACCTTTTTAAGGAATGAAGCAGGCATTGCAGCATGTTTTCATACTCATAAATTAGGATATGTTATATTATAGCTAATTTCAAACTCCTAGTTCTCCagaaaaatagatagatagatagataatatGTCCTTGCAGGCCTGTCATAAACACATCTTGGACCTAACAGTCATTCACTttcttgttttttattattgacATAAATATCTGAAATGTATCTGGTACTTTTGTGTCTATGACTTCAACAGTGATGTAATTTACAGATTATCTTTGAACAAGCTGAGTACGTTAGAGTAAGCAGACTCATTGTTTAATGTGTCCAATGGTTCAACAGTGATGTAATTTACAGATTATTAACAAGCTGAGTACGTTAGAGTAAGCAGACTCATTGTTTAATATGTCCAATGGTTCCATGCAGGGTGAAGCGGAGTTTGCACGCATCATGTGCCTGGTAGACCCCAATGGCAAAGGCCTAGTGACTTTCCAGGCCTTTGTGGATTTCATGACACGGGAGacggcagagacagacacagcagagCAGGTCGTGGCCTCATTCAAGATTTTGGCTGCAGATAAGGTAAGAGCCAGATCAGGGTCGATGAAGTCAGATACGTCTGGAATACATTCTAGCTTTGAAGGTACAGGATCTGCTGGATCTTCTCTGGTTTGAGATGCTATCTGGGCTATTCATCATTGCTTTTGGAGAGGAGGCGAACTGTCTGTACATAGGGAGTGTTCACCATGTaaaatacattgacaaaatatttgtattccttTGCCTTTAGTGGTcaagtgtgcacacatgtgtacagTGTGAATAACAACACAAAGACATGCTTTTAAGAATATTTGATATACAGTGTACACtacatttaatgtgtgtgtttgcctgtcacTGTCTCCGCTCCTCTTCATtctgtttaatgtgtgtttgcctgtccctctctccacagcccTTCATTCTTCTGGAGGAGCTGCGCAGAGAGCTTCCTCCAGAGCAGGCGGAGTATTGCATCATGCGCATGCCACCCTACAACGGGCCTGACGGGCCGCCGGGGGCACTGGACTACTCAGCTTTCTCCAGCGCTTTGTACGGGGAGAGTGACCTCTAATCACTACCCTCagcagggctctctctctctctcaagaaaAAAATCTGACCAGAATTTGACCTTAGTATTGTCAGAATTTCTTTTGTTTCAATAGCTGTTCCAGTTATGTTGACACTGACATTGAATCAGTCCGAGATTGTAGTAAATTTGAAAGCAATTTGAAAGAATAATGAGGATCTAATCAATAAATATGTTACAGAGTTGTGTTTATTGAATGGTTGATTCATTcgtgcattcatttatttacgGGATGTAGGAGGTGGGTATGCGTTTTGAAGGAGTGTGCCCTCCCACACGGCCCCACGAGTACTTGTGTGAGTCTACTTCGCGCATGCGTCAGCGTGTGCCGCGCAAGTAAGCGTCAAAAGTAGCTGAGTTGAGTCGAGTCACTAGTTAGCTATCAAGTTCCAAGCTTAAAGTGACATTACCCATTAGGCAGCCACGTGAAGAGGGCATCAACATACTTCTTTCATTTCAGCTCTGATTGTGTCGGCTGAATTGTTTGTTTCACTTAACTATTAAAAAAGCAAGAACATCTCAAATCTATGCTATGCCACCTACAATGCATCAATACACAACTGGATCAGGTAAGATCAGCTAAGTTACTTAGCTAGCTATATTAAACGTATTCAACTACCAGCTGTGCAGAAAGCAGCTAATGttaacattttacaaaaaccaTTGTAGCGAGATTTTAGTTGGATAACTCTTGGCTAACTTTCTAAAAACTGTCAGCGATAAACTTAGCAATATCGGGCGACACGTGTGACGTTATTTAGATAACGTTAGTCATGTGATTAAACTGTTGTCTCCCGAGTTGGTTTCATCAGATGTCTATATTAAATAGATTTGGTTACAGCTGCTATTAGTAGGACTGGTAAGTCAAATTCATAATGTTAACGTGTGTTTCTCTTATAAATAGGGTAATGTTTACGTAGTGAGCACTGCCTGACAGCGATTTCTCGTGCCTCTAGTGTGTTAGTAAACAAACTCATCCCAAGCTTGGAGATGAAGACTGGGATATACGAAAGTCTCAGGATATAGGCCATAATGTCTCTGGATATAGGCTACATGAAAAATAATGAAGGAGTGTTAATCAGTTTCCTTTTGTTAGTAGTAAGTTGTCAGAGGAAGTAGCCTGCTTAACTAGTCAGCTTGTAACGTTAGTGTCGTAACATA encodes:
- the LOC105888795 gene encoding alpha-actinin-2 → MFQEETIQYNNGYEQVVYMTQEDEWDRDLLLDPAWEKQQRKTFTAWCNSHLRKAGTQIENIEEDFRNGLKLMLLLEVISGERLPKPDRGKMRFHKIANVNKALEYITSKGVKLVSIGAEEIVDGNLKMTLGMIWTIILRFAIQDISVEETSAKEGLLLWCQRKTAPYRNVNVQNFHCSWKDGLALCALIHRHRPDLIDYAKLNKDDPLGNLNLALEVAEKHLDIPKMLDAEDIVNSPKPDERAMMTYVSCFYHAFAGAEQAETAANRICKVLGVNQENEKLMEEYERLASELLEWINRTTPWLENKAPEKTMMAMRRKLEDFRDYRRMHKPPKVQEKCQLEINFNTLQTKLRISNRPAYMPSEGKMVSDITTSWKGLEQAEKGYEEWLLTEIRRLERLDHLAEKFRQKSATHETWSEGKDLLLLQRDYETASLTQVRALLRRHEAFESDLAAHQDRVEQIAAIAQELNELDYHDSATINERCQKICDQWDQLGTLTQKRREALERTEKLLETIDQLFLEYSKRSAPFNNWLDGAIEDLQDMFMVHSIDEIQSLLSAHDQFKATLPEADGERQAILGIYTEVQKIAQSYGISVNLTNPYSDITPADIGVKWDKVKKSVPQRDGSLQEEVNRQHANERMRRQFAAQANVIGPWIQSKMEEISRSSVDLGGTLEDQMSHMKQYESVIINYKPNIDKLEGDHQLIQESLIFDNKHTNFTMEHIRVGWEVVLTTIARTINEVETQILTRDAKGISQQQLNEFRSSFTHFDRKKKGGMETDDFRACLISMGYDLGEAEFARIMCLVDPNGKGLVTFQAFVDFMTRETAETDTAEQVVASFKILAADKPFILLEELRRELPPEQAEYCIMRMPPYNGPDGPPGALDYSAFSSALYGESDL